The Nostoc sp. NIES-3756 DNA window GATTTGGTAAAACAAGCTTTAGAAAAAGGTCAGCCCAAGAAATAATTATTAATAGATTGTTTTTAAGTCTTAGGCTTTTTTACATAACAAAAATGGGGGAGTAAAGTTATTTACTCCCCGCTTCTATATCTAAATTATATTTTTGCTAGCAACTCTAGTTGACTTTATCTTTGCGTTTAGAGTGGGAATATCCCCGGACGACCATCTTGAACTATAAAAGAAGCACGGTTACTAATTTTGCCATTGGGGGTTGTGACAACATCTAGTACCGGATAATCAGTTTGCCAAGTTGTGGGAGTGACAGTACAGCGTACATAACCCCGTTGATTATTGTAGAACTTGATGTGGGGATTGTCTGGTAAATAAGCCAGGACGTTGGGGTTAGCGTCTGAACCATTACCGCCAGAACTGATTGATGTGCAAATAAATTCACTACCAAGGGTAGCAGATTGAGGATCATCAAAGTTTGCTTTGATATCCATTGCCCAGTTGTTATGAAGATCACCGCCTAAAGAAATTATGTTAGATGGTTTGCGATCGCCTATAAATTTAAGTAGGCGATCGCGAGATGCTAAATAACCATCCCACTTATCCATGCTGTAAGTTCCGCCTTCTCCTGGTGTCATGTCTCTCTGAGCAATGGGAACTTGTTGGGCTAGGATATTCCATTTTCCTGTTGATTTATCTAGCCCATCATACAACCACTCTTCTTGTGCTTTGCCAGTAATAGTTGCTTGTGGATCAAAGTTAGCCTCACAACGCGCTTTAGTACCATCGCCACAAGGTTGATCTGTGCGGTATTGACGGGTATCTAATACATGGAATGTAGCCAGATTACCAAAATTCAACCGACGGTAAAGCTGCATATCAGGGCCTACTGGTCGGGAGAAGGGACGCAAAGGCATATGTTCGTAGTAAGCTTGATAAGCAACGGCTCTGCGTTGTAAGAAGATAGCCCTATCTTGGTCTGGCTCAGTATCAATTTCCGAAATCTCATCAGCGTAGTTGTTTTCTACTTCGTGGTCATCCCAAGTAACAATCCAAGGGAAAGCTGCATGAGCTGCTTGGAGATTGGTGTCAGTTTTATAAAGAGCGTGACGGTTGCGATAATCTTCTAATGTGATAATTTCTGGGCTGTTATGCCGTCGGGGATTATTGGGATTGGTAGTATTAATGCCGCCCTCATAAATGTAATCTCCAGCATGGACTACCAAGTCTAGGTCATCTTGAGCCATGTATTTGTAGGCAGTATAGTATCCTTGCTCATAGTGCTGGCAAGATGCTAGAGCGAACTTCAAATTATTTGAGTAGCTACCAAGTGCGGGAAATGTACGAGTGCGACCAATGGGGCTAGATTCGTTAGCTACTAAAAAACGATACCAATACCAAGTGTTCGGGATGAGTCCTTCAACTACAACCCTGACTGAGTGAGCTAGTTCTGGTGTTGCTAATACTGTACCTCTAGAGACAATTCGTCTCATTTGAGGATCGGTCGCTACCTCCCAACGAATTGGTACATTCACAGGTGGTACTCCACCCCCATTTAAAGGTTCTGGTGCTAAACGTGTCCAAATAACTACGCTGGTGTCGTAAGGTTCTCCTGATGCTACACCCAACTTAAAAGGATAGTCGGAAAATCTGCCTGTAGCGATCGCTCTTTGATGAGGAAATTGGCTGGCGATCGCTAAACCTGTAAATGCTCCTGCCCCAAGAATTAAGTTACGTCTCTTGATTCGGCTTTGTAGTATTTGGTTAAAATTGAGGTTATTTCCCATACCATCCTCACTCATAATTAGCTAGTAAGTTGAGGCATATTAACAACTAATACGAAGAAGATAAGATATTGATAAGGCAATCTCAATAATAATTACCTAATCAATATTAAATGGAATATTTATCTTTATCATCCATGTATTAGATGTTATTTTGCCACGTAAAAATTACTGCTTAATTATTAATTTCTCATCAAGGCAATATTAATTAAAGTTTAAGTTTTCTCTAAAATTTATGTTTAATTTAAAAACAAAAAACAAGAATGAGCTAAAAAATTACATTCTTGTTTTTATAAGTATTCGTAAGGAATTAGATCAACTTTATAATTTCCTCTTAGCAAAAGTAAAGTATCTATACTTTAAGCTTTTTGATTGAACTTGGTTTTTTACTAAACATTAAACTAATACCAAGAGCAATACCAGCGCCAACAAGATTGGTTGGTTCAGGAACTTGTGAATAAGTAACTGTACCAGATACAATTTCTTCGCCTGAAGATGTTGTTGAAAAAATTGTAAAATCCTCTCCAGCAATTTCGTAGCGTATGGAGTTGGCAGGATTAGCTTGGTCATCAAATAAATAGCTTAATGCTAGAGAGCTTTTCCCTGATGAAAAAATTGTTGAATATACAATAGGGAAATCAGGATAGTTTACATCATTTTTTTCAGTGTAAACATTAGAGTCACCATCAAATTGGAAGGAAAGTAATTTAACAATTGCTGTAGGATTATCTTGATTGTTTAAAGTTGAATTATCAAAACTAAAAAATCCTTTACCCTTAGCTGTGGGGCTTTCGACTGTGAAAGCATAATTAATAATTGCAGCAGATGCAGATTTGACATCTACAGTAGCAAATCCCAAGCTAAGACTAGCAGCAACAAGCATCACTTGCGGAACTAATTTCATCTCAGTTCTCCTTATGATAATTTTTGCAAGTTAAATAAACTGCAAAGAAGATAAATTTTTTACCTTGAAGATAATTCAAGGCAATACTGCATCACTCTTACAAATAGTGATTGAGTTAATTATTTGGACTAAAAGGAATAAATCCTAATGGTTTTAGCCTATATCATTTTCGATTCATCAGTTTAAGATGAATTTAATTACAGGTAAAATAAAAAATAATTTTTAGAAAATAAATATTGCCACCCAAATTTGATATGACTAATGATTAGTTCTGAGAACTTCTAATATTTCTTTTGGGTGATTAATCAAAAAATTTGGATTCTGCTTTAATAATACTTCAGGTGAGTTAAATCCCCAAGTCACAGCAATTACCCTAATATTAGCTTTTTTTGATGCTTCAATATCTCTAGTTTCATCTCCAACATAAATAACATCATCTGGTTTGAATTGCTTTTGTCTCAACACACTATTGATGATGTTTGTTTTACCAAATATCGTCACGCCTGAATATATAAATTCAAATAAATTATCTAAATCATTTATGCTCAAAAAAGCTGTAACATTATCCCTAGAGTTAGATGTAATAATCCCTAACTTATAATTACTTTCCTGTAAATCTAATAAAGCTTCTTTTATGCCTGGAATGGGTTTTAGTTCGTAAATTTTATTCTTGAGTTCAGATTTAACCTTTTTGACTAAAAAAGGTATTTTTATTAGCGAAACACCGGAATATTTAATAATTTCTCTTGATGAAAAATTCCTAAGTAGAGTTAATTGTTCAGGGGTGATTTGTGCATAACCAAACTCTGTCGCCAAGCGATTAGCAATACCGACAAGGGCATCTACAGTATCCGCAATCGTGCCGTCAAAATCAAAAATGATTACTTTCTGGGTCATTATTTCGCTTGGATGCGTCTAGATTAGCACGGGCATTCCGTCTTAACATTTCTGGCTTAATCCGCCTTAATGCTGATGCCGGAAATCGTTTATCCCACTCCTCGTCTGAGATTTGCGCTAATTCTATCAGCTTAGGCGCAATATTTTTAGGATATGGTTGAAAATCTACCACATCTGTGGTTTTAGCAAAACGCTGATTCCAAGGACAAACATCTTGGCAAATATCACAACCAGCTACCCAACCCTGCATCCGGGAGGCGATCGCCTGTGGTAATTCTTCTGACCGATTCTCTATGGTATGATACGCGATGCACCGATTGGCATCGACTACAAACGGTTGAGTAATCGCCCCTGTAGGACAAGCATCTAAACAGCGAGTACAGCTACCACAGTGTTCTGTATGTGGGCGATCGCTTTCTAGTTCAATATTTGTAACTACTTCACCCAAGAATACCCAAGAGCCATATTCTCTAGTAATTACATTACCATTTTTCGCTATCCAGCCAATCCCGGCTTTTTGCGCCCAGACTTTATCTTGTACAGGGCCTGTATCTGCATAGTAACGTGCTTGAATACTTACATCTAGTGATTGTAACCAAGTGGTAAGTGCTTTAAGCTTCTTGTGCATCACCTTGTGATAATCTCTCCCCCAGCCGTAGCGGGAGATTTTGGCGTATTCTTCACTCTCAGGACGTTGCTGAGGAGTGTAATAATTAAGAGCCACACATACAAGCGATCGCGCTTCTGGCATTATTAAGCTGATATCATATCGCTTCGGGTTATTCATCCACTCCATATCAGCGTGATAACCCAGCTTTATCCATGCTTGCAGTCGTTCTGCTTCTGTGTTCTTACCTGCACTGACAGCAGCAATGCCAACTTTGTGAAAACCAATCTCTATGGCTTTTTCTTTTACCACACTGCTGTTAACTACGGAACAGTAGTTCATTTGTATAACCAATTGCCAAAATAGCGGCATTCTGATTATACATAAGTTAGTCAAGCCTTGAGTTCAATATTTTCTACTCAGTCCATTTGTAAATTTTATTTGCATTTCGTAAATTTATAATGCAACATGGTATGCGAGAGGACAAGCAACCCAGAGTGATGCAAGCCTCCTACTGATTTGCAGTAAACCTACAAACCATTGACTGTGGTGCAATCATGACATTCACTTCTGAATCCGCTTCAACCCGTTTTTCTCAGACTTTCAACAACATCCAAACTGGTGATGCTGTTGCTTCTACCATTGCTGTTTTTCAAAGCCTCAGTATAGATGACCAGTTAGCAGTGCTGTGGTACGCCTACACTGAAATGGGACGCTCTATTACTCCAGCTGCTACTGGTGCTGCTCGTTTACAATTGGCTGAAGGTTTATTAATTCAAGTTAAGCAGATGTCTCATGCAGAACAATTACAAGTAATGCGTGACTTAACTGCTAAGACAAATACTCAATTTTCTCGCTCTTACGGCATTCTCAGCACTAATACAAAATTGGCTTTCTGGTACGAACTATCAGAATTAATGGTTAAAGGTTTCGTTGTACCTGTCCCTGCAAACTATACAATTTCCCGTGACGGCACTCAAGTCTTAGATACAATTAAGGGATTAGATTTCGGTCAACAAATCACAGTTTTCCGCAAAATAGCGGCTGATATGGGTGTTGATCCTTTAGCTGACTAACTATATCTTTCCAACCTCAATGTCATACCAGTTTTAGTTTCCAGACAATAGCCTGGAAACTAATTCTTACTTGAGTAAGAGTCCTGTTATGGGTAATACAACCCTGAGGCTGCTTTTTTTATGTCTATTTTTAGTTTTTAATTGGGGTTCGTAGTTAGTGCTTTGGTGTTGAGATAAGTGAGGACTCAAGCCCTGACTACAGGCTTAAATTTTATGTCTTAGTTACAGGTTATTTTTATGAAAGCTGCTGAATCTTTAACCAATATCCAGACACAAGCTATTACAGGAATTACAGAAACGGCAATTCTGCAATATTTCGCCACCCTCAACGCTGGAGAATTTGCAGCAACAGCTGCGTTGTTTGCTGACGATGGTGTGATGTATCCGCCCTTTGAATCTGCTATGGTGGGGCCAGATGCGATCGCTACCTACTTACAACAAGAAGCACAAGGTATCAAGGCTGATCCTCGTGAGGGGTTGGAGGAGGTGCTGGAAGATGGACAGGTTCAAGTACAAGTTTCTGGCAAAGCTCAAACTTCTTGGTGTGGCGTTAACGTTTTGTGGCAATTCATTCTTAACCAGCAAAAGCAGATTACATACACTAAAATCAAGCTCCTAGCTTCTCCCCAAGAGTTGATGGCTTTGCGTCGTGAGTAGTAAAAATCCCAAATTCAAAGCCTCAACTTGATATATATATTGTGGGGTAGGCATCATGAGCGCCCCATAAATAAAAAGGACGGGCAAAATGCCCATCCTACAAAATTCTTAAAATCTGCCAAAACTCCAATAACTAGCTTTATACTCAACACTCTATTGAGTAATACTTGCTGTTTGTAAGGAACGTAGCAACATTCTTCTTCCCAACTCAATATCAGATGGCGCACATTGCCAGTCAGGATGTGCTGTCATCAACAAGCTGTCTAAACTTTCTTGATCAAACAAATGCCAAACAGGGGCATTGTTAATTGTGCTTTCTATGGCATAGCAGTTAATACCAACACAGTGAAGCGTGCAACTGCTAGCAATTCTTTCCAAGGTCATTTTTTCCCCCGGTTGCAGAAGACGAAATTGGCGAATAGCTTGCTTAAGCTCACTCATGCTAGAAACCATTAACCCTGATAGAGCCAAGGTAAGGTTTGGATCTCCGTTCACCTTAATCCAGTAGTGCCGACTGGGGTCTATTCCTTCCAACCAAGGTGATTCGTCATCAAGACGGTAGCGTGGTGATAAACAAAAGAAAGCTTCCATTAGTATCGGTAGAATTACGACTTTGGTTTTGACTTTCAGAGTATTTTTTGCCGCTATACTGAAAAATTTTACGTATAGTTGCTTATACTTCAAGTATCTAATAACTTTTACCTATAAATCAAATAATATTTGCAAAAGTTATTAAATTGCTTAATCTTTTGTAACACTGTAAGTTATGGAAGTTTCAAGAGATTACAGCTTGTCTCGATGGCTTGGCGCACCAAGGATAAGAACTTAGAGACTATGGGATAGAAATTTAGCATCTATGTTAATTTACCAGTGCGATCGCTCTACTGTTACTGATAACCCAAGTCTTTCTTTGGGCAAATTATATATGTAACAATTAGTAAAAATTTGTATGAGTATTAATAATACAGAAATCGATGTAGTTTCTTTAGCAGCTAGAGTAGAACAGTTAGAAAAAGAACAAAATCTTCGTAGACAAAATATTGCTTGGTTGAAAAAATATTTTGATGCCTTAAAAGAGGAATTTAGTAATAGGAATGAGTTGCAAGATATTTTAAGTATGCAGGAGGCGATCGCACAATTATCTGCACAAATTTCTGAGTTACAACAGCATCTAAATATAGCGCCTGGATTAGACAAGAATGTAGAAGATAAAGATAGCAAGGATACAATAGCAGAGCAAAATAAAATTGATGATGACGAAATCGTCAAGCGCTTTTTTGAGAGAGTCGACAAGCAACAAAATCAGCAATTACCACTAGAAATATCAAATATTGTTGAAACTATCGAAGTTGCTGTTACTCAGGAACATGAGCAGGTTGAAGTAATTGAAGAAGAAACAAAACCTTGCACCGCTTTTACTGAGCTTGAGTTTCAAATTGAAAGGGCAATCTGGCTAGTTAATAGAAGTTATGCACTAGAAGAACAAAGCCAAGATATACCCCTTGATGCTGAAGAATTTTTAAGACGTTATGAAGCAGGGGAAAGAGATTTTTCAGGTTTGAATTTAGCCGGAATAAATTTGAGCGGTAAAACTTTAAGTAGAGTTAATTTCAGTAAAGCAAACTTAACTTGCTCTAACCTTAGCCGCACTTCTTTAAGTTCTGATAATTTGAATGGAGCAAATTTAAAAAAAGCAGATTTGAGCAATGCTAATTTATCAAGCACTAATTT harbors:
- a CDS encoding alkaline phosphatase D family protein, with the translated sequence MSEDGMGNNLNFNQILQSRIKRRNLILGAGAFTGLAIASQFPHQRAIATGRFSDYPFKLGVASGEPYDTSVVIWTRLAPEPLNGGGVPPVNVPIRWEVATDPQMRRIVSRGTVLATPELAHSVRVVVEGLIPNTWYWYRFLVANESSPIGRTRTFPALGSYSNNLKFALASCQHYEQGYYTAYKYMAQDDLDLVVHAGDYIYEGGINTTNPNNPRRHNSPEIITLEDYRNRHALYKTDTNLQAAHAAFPWIVTWDDHEVENNYADEISEIDTEPDQDRAIFLQRRAVAYQAYYEHMPLRPFSRPVGPDMQLYRRLNFGNLATFHVLDTRQYRTDQPCGDGTKARCEANFDPQATITGKAQEEWLYDGLDKSTGKWNILAQQVPIAQRDMTPGEGGTYSMDKWDGYLASRDRLLKFIGDRKPSNIISLGGDLHNNWAMDIKANFDDPQSATLGSEFICTSISSGGNGSDANPNVLAYLPDNPHIKFYNNQRGYVRCTVTPTTWQTDYPVLDVVTTPNGKISNRASFIVQDGRPGIFPL
- a CDS encoding nuclear transport factor 2 family protein, giving the protein MKAAESLTNIQTQAITGITETAILQYFATLNAGEFAATAALFADDGVMYPPFESAMVGPDAIATYLQQEAQGIKADPREGLEEVLEDGQVQVQVSGKAQTSWCGVNVLWQFILNQQKQITYTKIKLLASPQELMALRRE
- a CDS encoding HAD-IA family hydrolase; translated protein: MTQKVIIFDFDGTIADTVDALVGIANRLATEFGYAQITPEQLTLLRNFSSREIIKYSGVSLIKIPFLVKKVKSELKNKIYELKPIPGIKEALLDLQESNYKLGIITSNSRDNVTAFLSINDLDNLFEFIYSGVTIFGKTNIINSVLRQKQFKPDDVIYVGDETRDIEASKKANIRVIAVTWGFNSPEVLLKQNPNFLINHPKEILEVLRTNH
- a CDS encoding PEP-CTERM exosortase interaction domain-containing protein, producing MKLVPQVMLVAASLSLGFATVDVKSASAAIINYAFTVESPTAKGKGFFSFDNSTLNNQDNPTAIVKLLSFQFDGDSNVYTEKNDVNYPDFPIVYSTIFSSGKSSLALSYLFDDQANPANSIRYEIAGEDFTIFSTTSSGEEIVSGTVTYSQVPEPTNLVGAGIALGISLMFSKKPSSIKKLKV
- the queG gene encoding tRNA epoxyqueuosine(34) reductase QueG, with the protein product MNYCSVVNSSVVKEKAIEIGFHKVGIAAVSAGKNTEAERLQAWIKLGYHADMEWMNNPKRYDISLIMPEARSLVCVALNYYTPQQRPESEEYAKISRYGWGRDYHKVMHKKLKALTTWLQSLDVSIQARYYADTGPVQDKVWAQKAGIGWIAKNGNVITREYGSWVFLGEVVTNIELESDRPHTEHCGSCTRCLDACPTGAITQPFVVDANRCIAYHTIENRSEELPQAIASRMQGWVAGCDICQDVCPWNQRFAKTTDVVDFQPYPKNIAPKLIELAQISDEEWDKRFPASALRRIKPEMLRRNARANLDASKRNNDPESNHF
- a CDS encoding orange carotenoid protein N-terminal domain-containing protein, which gives rise to MTFTSESASTRFSQTFNNIQTGDAVASTIAVFQSLSIDDQLAVLWYAYTEMGRSITPAATGAARLQLAEGLLIQVKQMSHAEQLQVMRDLTAKTNTQFSRSYGILSTNTKLAFWYELSELMVKGFVVPVPANYTISRDGTQVLDTIKGLDFGQQITVFRKIAADMGVDPLAD